The following are from one region of the Pyruvatibacter sp. genome:
- a CDS encoding FMN-binding glutamate synthase family protein, translating into MNDIIAAMQVSSVTDVVDILSALFVFAIGAGFLTVLVLYVIDRTQTTHAIRRNYPVIGRLRYVAEDLGKYFRQYFFADDRSELPFNRAQRAWVYRAAKGVDTTVPFGSTRDLSHVGTKIFVNCPFPQLGEDSEAPAGVTVGPYCRTPYTTDKYFHVSGMSYGAISKPAVQALSRGAARAGIWMNTGEGGLSPFHLEGGCDIVFQIGTAKYGVRNEQGGLSEEKLRDVASHEKVRMFEIKLSQGAKPGKGGILPAEKVSREIAEIRGIKQGQDSISPNRHPEVNSVGELLDFIERVRSITGKPTGIKLVLGAYGWLSGLCEEINRRGIESAPDFITLDSADGGTGAAPQPLIDYMGLQIQESLPTLVDALLVHGLRDRIKVISSGKLTTPSGVAWALCAGADFITSARGFMFALGCIQALQCNTNECPSGVATHKKHLQRGLVATDKAERVYRYATTMHKEVGTVAHSCGVDDPRMLKRHHCRIMGANSRTIGLHEMYPPGGSFAPARDRTDTITDGSVAAQ; encoded by the coding sequence ATGAACGACATCATCGCTGCCATGCAGGTTTCATCCGTTACAGATGTGGTGGACATTCTGTCCGCCCTGTTTGTGTTTGCCATCGGCGCGGGTTTTTTGACGGTGCTGGTGCTCTATGTCATTGATCGCACGCAGACCACCCACGCCATCCGCCGCAACTACCCGGTGATCGGCCGACTGCGCTATGTCGCTGAAGATCTTGGCAAATATTTCCGCCAGTACTTCTTTGCAGACGACCGCTCGGAATTGCCGTTCAACCGGGCCCAGCGGGCATGGGTCTATCGCGCCGCCAAGGGCGTGGACACAACAGTGCCCTTTGGCTCCACCCGCGACCTCAGCCATGTGGGCACCAAGATTTTCGTGAACTGCCCGTTCCCCCAGCTTGGCGAGGACAGCGAGGCACCCGCAGGCGTTACCGTGGGGCCCTACTGCCGCACGCCCTACACCACGGACAAATATTTTCATGTATCCGGCATGAGCTACGGCGCCATTTCAAAACCCGCTGTACAAGCGCTGTCGCGCGGGGCTGCGCGGGCCGGAATCTGGATGAACACCGGCGAAGGCGGCTTGTCGCCGTTTCACCTTGAAGGCGGCTGCGACATTGTTTTTCAGATCGGCACTGCAAAATATGGTGTGCGCAACGAGCAAGGTGGATTGTCGGAAGAAAAACTCCGCGACGTCGCATCGCATGAAAAAGTGCGGATGTTCGAGATCAAGCTCAGCCAGGGTGCCAAGCCAGGCAAGGGCGGCATTCTGCCTGCCGAAAAGGTCTCGCGCGAAATCGCAGAGATTCGCGGCATCAAGCAGGGTCAGGATTCCATCAGCCCCAACCGTCATCCGGAGGTAAACTCGGTCGGCGAGTTGCTTGACTTCATCGAGCGTGTGCGCAGCATCACCGGCAAACCGACCGGTATCAAACTGGTGCTGGGGGCTTATGGCTGGCTGTCCGGGCTGTGCGAGGAAATCAACCGGCGCGGCATTGAAAGTGCGCCGGATTTCATCACCCTGGATAGCGCTGACGGCGGCACCGGTGCTGCGCCACAACCATTGATCGACTATATGGGGCTGCAAATACAGGAAAGCCTGCCGACGCTGGTGGACGCCTTGCTGGTGCATGGTCTGCGCGACCGCATCAAGGTCATATCATCGGGCAAGCTCACCACTCCCTCTGGCGTCGCCTGGGCATTGTGCGCCGGAGCGGACTTCATAACATCCGCGCGCGGCTTCATGTTTGCTCTGGGCTGCATTCAGGCACTCCAGTGCAACACAAACGAGTGCCCGTCAGGCGTGGCTACCCACAAGAAGCACCTGCAGCGCGGCCTCGTGGCCACCGACAAAGCCGAGCGTGTCTATCGCTACGCCACCACAATGCACAAGGAAGTGGGTACGGTTGCCCACTCATGTGGAGTGGATGATCCGCGTATGCTCAAGCGCCATCACTGTCGCATCATGGGGGCCAACAGCCGCACAATCGGCCTGCATGAAATGT